The genomic segment AGAAACTGACGGTCACCgtcatgtacttattattatagacgcgttttcaaaattttgtttatggtaTCCCATGTTCCGACAAGACACTGACGAACTAAAGCAACACTTCACTACCATGGTGTCTCTCTTTGGAactccaaaattaattatcactgATCGGGGACGCATGTTTCAAAGCACTGATTTCCTTAATTGGGTCAAGGACTTGGCCAGCTGTTTTGTTGAGGTTACAGCTGatcctaaacataacaaaacgcaAGACAACTCAATATTCTGCCTTAAACCTGCTTATAGGTACTGAAGCTGCCACACCGCTCATACGTAGTTTGATACGAGACGTTCCTGCTGAAGGTTCAAGTGGTAATCGAGAAGTCCTTCGTCAGATGAGTCGTCAGAGGGCATCTAAACTCCTTCGTGCCAACTAAGCTCGTCAAGATGCCTATGCTAACTAGAGACGTAAACCGGCTCACTCTTTTGAACTACATTCCTTTGTTTTTGTTAGCAAGGTGGCTCAGTCAACAAGGAAGCTGGACTCATGTATGCGGGGACCATACCGGATTATGAAGACACTATCACACTGCCGATATGAGCTGCAGATGTTAGCTGGCTCATACGGCAAATCGACTCGAGCAGCTGCGGAATATATGGTCCCGTGGAAGGGAGAATGGACTCCCGATGTGTGTTCTGCTTTCTTTGATGGTGAGGTATTTCCCTTATTCTACCTgcaattttaactaaaaccccttttgatattttattgaaacttaatcccattgtgttttctattttaatattgttttgacaCAAATCTCTAAATGTATTGGAGTTAAAGCGAGGGGACATGAGTTAATTGTAAGGATGTGAGCGTTTGTCTTGGAGTGTATCGGACACGCTGTATTAGAGGTTAGATCTCTGGGTCTGGGATAGctgtcttggagtgcatcggacagGCTATCCCAGAAGTGGCGCTGTGCCTGGGACAaccgtttgccttggagtgcatcgggcccggttgtcctagaagtggtgttgtgtctgggataaccgattgccttggagtgcatcgggccggttatcccggaggggacgcttaggttgggataaccgtttgccttggagtgcatcgggctgGTTATCTCGGGAGGAGGCTGATTCTgggataattgtttatcttgTGTGTGCATCGGATACGTTATCCTGAGAATCTAGTCTCTtggttaggaattaatttagtatgttcggaagcttgactttgatagtgagttgtctatcgagctgtggttgtaaaagatcatgagtttatttatgggatgttggtcggccaacattgcctgtatcagatggtatgttttggaacatgtttttatgataaccttcacacacacaccaagtcATGCCTCAAGCAAATCCTTGTGGGTCTCTGACGAGGTGTGAGGGGGCGATCTTCCGACAAGTCCCGCCCCAAGTGGTTGGttattgggatgttttacaaccactttgtgtgggctatgtttgtttagctcactttacattgacgttaaccatgatgttactgttgagttaaatcaaaaatcgaaaagatttctgccgttatatttctcaatttcagaCGTAGACAATGAGGGAGAAGAGTTGTGTCATGACGCCAACTTGCCTCCGGAGGTTGACCTGCCTGTGGAAGGGACTGAGCCGCAACCAAGCCCGTCTAGAATGTCAAGACATTCAAAACTGAATACGTCTAGTgcgaatgaaaagaatttcctgcccttggtgctaatactacgttttggacgtcaagaaagttaaacacaaaggagcccggggacgtgctcatgtcaggaaaggccgtgtagaaatatgagagggtagaagagaatcaatgtaggaatatgagagggtaggagagactcaaacgacatataagcagttgtcagaggacatcagggctctttttcgttcgtaacgcgcgttggtgtgatagtttagtcgtgagtagattttagaagtgtgtttaaatctttcgattgtgttatattcggatttcatttaacgattagtttaattcaagatagttgaaagttattcatttagaattgtttttatttttgtgtaaatttaataaattagcggtggaattgtatcgaatgttattttttaaaaagtcaattcttaccttgtttccaagaatacaatattatatggatgttttgtttttattaatttgtttgttaatttctttaagAGTATCAAAATAGGTTTAAACACAGTTTTTCCCTtggatttgttatatattgtcattaatttgaaaacttgGGCATTTGTGAATGTGAATATCAGAGACATGAATAATAACCGTTGTCAGTTAGCAATCATGATCTGCTAACTGATCGAGCAGACTCGACGACTCAACGCATCTTATTCATCTGGCGGCTTTTTATTGCAAGTTcataaaaaggattttttaaataaaaaaaataataaaagtttaaagagAAATTTATTCAACGTTACCCTAAAACAAATGTATAGGCTTTAAGAAGCTCGCCATTGGATTTTCGAGCCTTAAAGGTTAAGCGTTAATATTGTtaaggatttaatttttataaatcacaaaAAGGCATAATTTCTTAGATTAGATTGTATAGGCAtgtgtatttaaatcataccttaaagaaaataaattaagtaaaatttttaaaacgaacaTCATTcgttgtgtatttttattttaaaaacagattgTGACGTCTAAAGTAAGGACAAGATCTTTTTTAGacttatcaataattttaaattgtaatgaaaGTGGGTGTAAGCTTGCCGAATACGATGACTCCCACTTCTAATAATTGACCTTAAccgtagtttaaaatattcaaatctcTTTCTTCGGAGTCGAATTgaattttgtgtattttgataatttctttattttatttgaataactaatatttaaatatcagcctattttatattatgtttttttattccatttattATTCCACTTCTCAAATACCCTGTAATAGTAGCTAGTGTCTAGCTCCTAGAATTTTGTGCTCTATTATCATAACTTATACTAATTATTTGAcctttactttaatataatataagacttCATTATTATTCTGATGTGAAGTTGTTTTTGTAGCACTGAAatggttattatttttaattaatcaactGCTGCAAAGCTTCGTAAGATCactgttattttaactaaaatatgtttaattcttCAGTAATGTTAATGTGTATGTTTAATACGAGATTTATGTgtccttaaattttaaatacagtcataaaaacaataatttaaaaaaatagcatgattgaaaaataaacaaatatcacAAATTCCACCTCTTTAAGATACCTTAgagtaattactttattagtgtaacaataaaattatagagcTCACTATCCATCAGTTATATAGCCAAGCAAAATGTTTctctttcattatatataccCAAAGTGTTGCAAATTAAGGCATCCCGGTCCCGAACTAAAATAGGTTGGTCCCATCCTCTTCCGAGTCCTCACTTTTAGCAACCTTCCGAGTCCTCACTTTTAGCAAACGCGCTTAGAACGTACGTAACCCTTAGGGGCGCTTCAGACCCTTTCGTAACGGGCCGGTTCCAGCATTGACCCACTCTTCCGGcgacgctgtaaaagccgcGAGGCTAACATCAATATacattacagaaaaaaaaatgggtTGGGCCCATTGGGCCATccacccctcccggtgacgccGTCAGTCATTAGGGCTAACAGCAATAGACAAtacgaaactaaaaaaaaattaaaaaattaaggctAATTAAGGGTGGTCGGAGTAGACTTGGTGGTACAGTAGTATAATACCGTTAACCATTGTTTTCCAAACTACATAGACGTACGCGACGGTAGCGACGCACATCAATATACATAATGAAACTTTTTACTCAAATATAAACAGATACAACCATAAGAGTAGTTCCAGTTTCAGTCCTCGTTATTTTTGTGCCAAGAAAATAAAGtgatctaaatgaaactaatatgtttcggatacgcgtgctttatttttggttaaaactacatactcccgacgtttcggttacttttcagcaaccgtgatcacgggtagacgagatgtgatgtgattcatttaaatgaataaaactcgcgaaaatcttagatctcattaaataaagtGATCCCCTTttgcttatttaattaaatttgtttttactgCTTTCACATTCATACACACTTTATATTGGATACTTATTGTTTggacaacattttaattttgtccaAACAATAAGCTCCAACTCGGTTTCATTCAAAGGGCCCTACGAGCTATAACAATAAGTAGGTACTCTATTtaggtaatttatataattttcaatggcTTCTATCTCGAAAGGAGaccattataatgttatatttgtatgaagtcCCGACAAAATTTTACGAGTACGTTATGAGAACTCATCGAATACTAAAGAAACTACAAGTGATCTAATATTGAAGAACACTCTTCTGTCTGAAAACAAccaagttattataatttctactttatatatcatatacccggtaataacaataattatacgtatgactttataactttatttgaaatttaaaaacaattagaaTTATCATCACGtggtacattttttaatgttttagaaaaatataaagttgttcTTTTTCGAAATATGATTGATTATTTTCAGTTAGAGTTTGTCGGTAACGCGAAGGTTCGACATTCCAAAACTAACTTACACCGTCCAAGTTAATTTGCGATGTGCGTGTGTTAGTTAGTatactgttctatatttatacaatgtttattgaatatactatttgtatttaaaaatataaattatcatttaaagattatattttattgtatggtaTGGTATTGTAGtctttatgaaaaacaatattttgttaaatgataacatgtccagtaaataaataaaatgttattatgtgtttaatgaattgttttatttgaaatatgtatgtaaatctatctttcttataaaatattttaactatattctaaCACGTGCTTGAAGAAAAACTAGtcttatcttttatctttGACATTAGCATTTTAAATGCATCtcttaatcttatttaaattcagaatTTGGTTATGAAAACTAAAGtttgattagaaaatatttatattttatgtttcgtACCTTTTTGTGCCCCGCTACCATCGTGACCAAGATTTTTTTGATTCAACTCTGTCGTAAGAATATACAGGtcttttgttaaatatgtttaaatactattttcaattattgtaTGATTTGTCACAacgttgtaatttttttcacaaaattaataatgaaaacgcATAAACTTTGTATTAACAGTTTTACTAGACAAGACGCCCGCCCGCCTGGACTGCCTGCCACATCGCATGTATTTTTGTGCATTAGGTGTTCCTTACttttcaaagattttatttttaaacgcaTACGTCTTAGTTTAGTTCccaaaaaaaatccaaaatatatttttacctcaTTAGGAGAACGATAACCCGAGCGACTTACATCAAGACTTGTTCATACAAGTAACGCAAAACTAGCGGCGGGCACCCGTCgtatttgtcatttatttacaGTAAACTCGTGTTAAGCATATTCTCTTAACatggaaaaaaaatgaattaacaagcaatcaaaaagtatttttgtagTTGGTGAAGTGAACCATGAAATGACTGGAGTAAAGCAACCGTTTAATCGCCAAGTTCTTGCAATCCTCTTTTTAACATAGGCGAACTTAAATTGACTGCTAGTGCAACAGCTTGCCATTCGAGAGTGTATTGTATTCTAGGACAAATCTAAAATGGCTACCAGAGCTGTGCCTAACTGTATGAAAAAACTTGTGGACATTCATTCAGAGATATAAAAAACGCTAGATGTTTTCAATCGTTGGGAGGagtttcaaaacaatttaaataatttattcgatATAACACACATAAATGCTTTAGTATGCATAAAAATAGaagataaaatctttttacaaaatataaaaagaaccTGGGCGTCGAGGATGTTTAGCGGGAGTAACTGCTGGAAGAGCTGTAAAACCTATGCAAGATTTTCACGGTTTAATCACTACAAAGgaagaataaaaacatttttattccgCTGTGTACTAGAGCATTGGAATATGTATCCAGACTGTAAAAAAGAGAccattgaaagaaaatattgaaacgattattttactaaacagTAATCGCCTCTAAGATCTAATCGCCTCTAAGAAGaaaagatctaagactttcgcgagtattcatttaaaaagagttaatattttcggattattacgcattattttataattttaaaattacatactgtCGACGTGTAGgctactttgcagcaaccgtgatcacgggcaaacgATTATAGAGTAATCACTTGGAcatatgaaattgaaaaattacaatattaggGACTCACCTGTCAAAAAAACCCACCtgtcaaaatataactttgtaaGAAATGTATAGAGCAAGGTATAAGGCCTCATTTTCTGTTCAATTAAAAAGGTTGTAGTTACAAAAAGTGACTTTGTATCTTCCCGGTCGGCAAATTCTATACACCTCTACAGTTTAAGCTTGAACTAAGACATGAACCATCAGCGCTGGAGCTAAAAGAAGCTGATCATGAGAACTTTAATGCACTCCTTGTTGGCATCAATTGGCagactatatttattaaataaccgatatattttattcacagcTGTGCAACATATTCCAGCAAAGTACACCcaaaaaagtgaaaaatagTAGTGATTATCCTCTACGGTGCtcgagtaataaaaaaaaaaggtgtgTGTGCGATTCACACACgatagaagtgaaacttcaGTAAATCGAGAAAATAATgagatgaatatatataacaagggTAGGAtaattacaaagtttattcgtttaaaaatgaaagtattttgattaattttaaaagataatttattgaaaatgtatataaaattaattttaaaaactcattttaaagtgatgattattttcaaatatcgttattaaattatatgtacaatttaaaaattatccacattttattttaaaactaattattattttttttaatatcattttaattttcaattttcttacaatttattttacaattcaaaaatattcatacgtcttaaaattgtttttgtttcctataaatctaaatgataaatcattttgttaatttaagaattattaaatataagtttaaattaaattaaatgtttttaaatattttaaatcaagaattataaattaagtatatgtttttaaattaaattattaaattttaaagtttttccaactaaattattattaaatttaaaaaaaaaattaattatttaaaattaaatgatgaaagttagtattaattattggtacttacaatcattatttactaaattatatccCGTTGGAACACTATTTTGTTGCTGAGAGTGTtctaaaacagaataaaataaataagattatacaCGTTGTGTATTGAGGTTATatgtatagggttttccaatagggacgcttgaactttgacagctgattgcggccatgttgtttgagtgacagctgtcaaatgcagtgtgttatattcattccgtcctcccaaaccaccatggcaggttacagtgtcgagcagcacgtgcaaatcataaaattgttttatgaaaatgggtcttcagttcgagcaacgttccgcgcacttcgcccgttttacggtcgcgatgatcgtcctgccgagtcgactatccgtcgattggtggacaaattcgagtcaaccgggtcagttaacaatcagccggttcccgtgcgtcaacgtaacgcgagatctgccgagaatatcgccgctgtgcgcgacagtgtcctcgaaaacccgcggcagtcaattccgcgtcgcacacaggaactcggcctttcgcagacgacaacttggcgaattttgcgttgtgccttgagcctgcacccgtacaagatccagctgacccaagagctcaaggttaatgaccatagacagcgccgtgtgttcgctgactgggcattagagcagttggaagttgacgccgattttggcaaaaaaatcatcttcagcgacgaggcgcatttttggatgaatggctatgtcaacaagcaaaattgccgtatttgggacgagaccaatccacacgaggttcaccaagtggcaatgcacccgcagaaagtgactgtttggtgcggattttgggccggaggcgtgattggtccgtattttttcgaaaacgataatggtgtggccgtcaccgtcaatggtgagcgataccggtcgatgataaccaacttcttttggcctgaaatcgagaatatggatctggacaacatgtggtttcaacaggacggcgctacgtgccacacagcacacgctacgatggaagttctgcacgagcaatttctggacatggtcatctcgcgcggaggcgacgtgaactggccaccgagatcgtgcgatttgaccccgctggactttttcttgtggggttttcttaagtcgcaggtctatgccaacaagccgcaaaccaccgatgccctcaaagtcaacatacgccacgccatcgatcaaatacagcccgatttgtgcgccagagtcatcgaaaattggacctttcgtgtgcgcgccaccaaccgaagccgtggcggtcatttgaatgatgtcatattccatacataatggggtcgatagaccttccaaataaaaaaaaatttcgcaaatatctttcctacatgtatttttttttgcattttaaagatcaagcgcccttaatggaaaaccctatatataaTCCATGatcagtataaaataaaaatcaaaatttattgattgaaaaacattgaaatattagtttatactTAAAACAGGATTAAAAACCATTTACACTTACCATTTATTACATCAGTCACATTAACACTTATATTTGAACATCTATTTTGATTGttcaataattgttttttagttCTGTTGAACTTTTtcctggattttttttaattttaattttattttaattttttttgcctcGATATTGACGACACATTTCGGCATTAGTTTTCGgcatcttataaaatttattatttagcacaacaagatataaaaatactgacaAACACACTGTTAAAGAATAACAAACCACGCTGACATCTTACTACAAAGCTGTAATACGCAGCCGCATACAGTGTAAAGTAGTATTAGCTCACGTACTTTTCACATATACTAACACACGTTAAATGCTCAAATACAAGCAAGTATTGAACAGTGTGCTTTGGCTCactaattttgtatttgtgtCTCTTACCTGTCGTTTTTTCCGTTGCATCAGGTTTGAAATCACAACGATTctaaagaagtttcacttcaaaaaagCTAAGAGAGTAGAATAATTATAGATTGTTGTTTAGGAAATATCACTAATCTGTAGAATTGAATTCAAAGTACTAAGAGACAgatgtgaaattttaattgtcacagattacaaaaattatttagaaaagttggaaagcaatattaataaattattataatcctAATTTTATTCGAACGTCAAGAATCTGATGATCGTGAATGGTGGCCGGTTCACAAATAGATCTGATATTTGTAACCAATTTTGCAAAACACTTCTCAACTTTCTACAAAGAAGTTAATAACGACTTCATAATCCTCCATTACAAAATCAATGTTTAACACACATTTGAAAAGTATACATATCATACAAGTATTCTCCAGGACGATCTACAAAGCTCATGTTGTATGCAAAAAACATTTGCATGTGTTACACACACACGcatgtttaaaatgtcatagaaattgatttgattattaaatgCTAACGGCCTAATTAACTTGTCGTTACacctttcaaatatttttgtcgccatgttgttattattgtctttTTAAGCGAAAGTGAATtagttttagttatataattagtgaatttattaacgaattcTGAGCTCTGTACTGGTGATGTGTGTTACGAAATTTATTACGAGTACATTTTCAATGTTGTcgtttaatgataaaatttaaataatttcaaagagAAGGTTTAACTAGAAAAAGTTAATgttactaattttaataaaaagtattataaatagctagcaggttgtgtacacacaaataagttatttagttttccttgtttgttgttcaaataataataagaatgtttggaTCTCTGTTaagtacgcgctacatattataaaataaatgaacatcccTGGGCAACATCGtggtatggataaaatatcatataacgagtgacgccgctgactccgcggaacgaacaccaagccgtgtgaaccagaagattcctgataccacacaagctatggaatggtattgctatcctaacatcggggcaatcatgtagtcttaggtataggttataagttttaatatgtaatttttattaaaatgtacatataagtaagtttcgtagttttcctggaacctccggttgcgaCTCAATATAATTTCTCCACTGGatatttagtttcaaataatatttataaagggGCGATGAACAGATCGGAATCGTTCTAAGGTACTTTCGTGGCTCAGAGTTGgttgatagatttataaaatatatagatgttagtTCTGATTGGACTGCTGTAACTTAATGcgcaaatattttcaatgttttagagGAGgagattataatgaaaattgtttttttttttttacatataacccTACTCTAAATCTCTATGCCCGCCCCTGCGAATAAAGTAATCAAACAGTAAGACCGTATTGCATTTTTACTAATCATCATCAAAACATAACACATAACCAAAGAGGAGATATTTGAGATTAAAGTGTCCACTACGACAAAACaacaaattcatatataaggactatttaaatgaaactagtattattcggatttactacacggattttattatttaaaaactaccgtgatcacggttgctgcaaagtaaccgaaacgtcgggattatgtagtttttaaataataaaatccgcgtagtaaatccgaataatactagtttcatttaaatgaatactcgcgaaaatcttagatctcattataaggactattacttttttcataCGATTAGTTCAAAAATAGTATGAAAGATATGGTACAAAGCGCCCCATGCCTTTCTCataacaatacaaattttttcagcccactgttattgttaatgttaaagattattttttactttttgttacGTTAATTAGAAAagcatgttttataaatttttttaactatattttattgcatatttCACCAAATGATCCAATGTAGGCCTTTGAGCTAGCCATCCTCtaaaattgtatgtttaataGTGTAATTGTCAAACAGCGATGCTAAGGACGTCAGGTCGAATTCCGCTCTACTGATAGGATGTTCACGCCAAGCGAGCGGTTTGAAAAGGTGGATCTGCGGCGTGACGCATTCTCCTCGGTGAACCAGGATCCATTCTagtaacaaatgaaatattataaaatagatcgATCCctgtattctataaaaaattatatatattataaagattttgttCGTCCTATCCAAATTTTTGACTATTATAACACTAACCGAAAATAGTTGAAGCTAATTtcgacaatttaaatatagcttTCATCCatatcaattacatttaatgacaaaatattataagaataataaagtattaaaactcAGCTGTAGTCTAATTCCGAGTGGCATTGTGCATCGAGGAACCTGCAGTAAGTCGGGAAGGTGCGGTATCCCTCTGACTGTTCGTCTATTTCTGCACCGGAACAGTACCAGGCGAACACGGTCGGTGTGCAGCCGTGATAATGAAGAATATCAACTCTACGAGCACACACTTCTCCTATACTAAATAGAAtacgagaaaaaaaattaaccaacacaaatataaaaaagtattcacgaataatattaattagctATACCTAGTGTAAATATCGATACACTCTTCACCACAGACCATAGGAACCTGGGTTGTCGTTACTCCAGGTGGAAGCTCCTTGTTCTGGAACACCCAGGATCCATCCGCCCAGTAAGGCTCGTAGCCATAGTTTGGgttgaataattttgttgtctTACTCCCAAACAGGTGTTGAAAATTTCTTGGAATAATGATTTACcgatatattatacaaatcattatttctatgaatatattagtaaaatttatgaaataaaaaaattacaatatccaTAAAATCCGTACTTAGTAACTGtggcattaaaatatttagattgtaaaattatttttatgaccacAAAACAGTTGAGAAAATTAATCTTTCTTCTACAAAATAGTTAGTTGctatctatttatttcttactgAGGATACTGCTGTTGTTGAGAATGAACTTGTAACTTAGTGATTTGGACTGTAATCAACaatgttcaaattaaattatacacatCTTGCAtttctcttatttttttttatattaatatagaaggaatacttacttataaatacaatcaacaataaattcattgaaattacaGTGACAGTACTTAATGATGACAGTAAACTGTTTCAGGAAATACATGAACAAGAAAGAACATCGGTTTCACTTTAACATCTAGAGAACTGTTTAGACAACGTcatgtaacaataacaataaaaatcgtattggatctttttaattaaatggaaAAATCCGAGTTCGCTATGATTTTACAATCAACGGTAGAGatttatgttgtttattaGAAACGAATGTCTGTAAGAACtgctttacaataaaaacctAAAAATGAACGTTATGCCAACCATCAGCCACGTCACTATTGTggcaacataaataataattaatgcgTTAACGATActgttgtataataatatgtagtgAAATTGTGTTGCAAACATTAACATCAAGAACAAATTGTTCGATACACGTAAGAAATGCGTGATGTTCTCACCGAAACATTTTAACACATTTAGGTTtgcttaaaaatgttttctgtaTTTATCTCTATATAATCAATTCTTTTGCTGTTCTATTTCATTTGTTCATTTCAGTATTATACCACTTTTGTTAAATGAATTCTCATTAACATCCGACCTAAAAAGAGGAGTGTAAGAAGTTTGACTTTGATGTTTGACAGTGTGTGCGTGCATGCGTGCGTACTTGCGTGGGTGAGTGTGTGTATGCGTGTGCATGAGCGTGCCTGCGTGCGTGCTTGCGTGcgctaaaattaattatttaatttgtgtcTTATATATCACTAGACTTCATCGGTCTACTGCAAGATTTCTTGTGGGATttgattaa from the Danaus plexippus chromosome 18 unlocalized genomic scaffold, MEX_DaPlex mxdp_35, whole genome shotgun sequence genome contains:
- the LOC133320393 gene encoding uncharacterized protein LOC133320393 isoform X1 — its product is MYFLKQFTVIIKYCHCNFNEFIVDCIYKNFQHLFGSKTTKLFNPNYGYEPYWADGSWVFQNKELPPGVTTTQVPMVCGEECIDIYTSIGEVCARRVDILHYHGCTPTVFAWYCSGAEIDEQSEGYRTFPTYCRFLDAQCHSELDYKWILVHRGECVTPQIHLFKPLAWREHPISRAEFDLTSLASLFDNYTIKHTILEDG
- the LOC133320393 gene encoding uncharacterized protein LOC133320393 isoform X2, coding for MNLLLIVFIIQITKLQVHSQQQQYPQNFQHLFGSKTTKLFNPNYGYEPYWADGSWVFQNKELPPGVTTTQVPMVCGEECIDIYTSIGEVCARRVDILHYHGCTPTVFAWYCSGAEIDEQSEGYRTFPTYCRFLDAQCHSELDYKWILVHRGECVTPQIHLFKPLAWREHPISRAEFDLTSLASLFDNYTIKHTILEDG